Proteins encoded together in one Porites lutea chromosome 2, jaPorLute2.1, whole genome shotgun sequence window:
- the LOC140929140 gene encoding secreted frizzled-related protein 3-like, producing MHSLKTLTTLFCFITAILGVLKTVASSRSCEPIKVPLCRRYLPYNMTMFPNALEQLSQKHARQKIDLFRAIVAINCSPEAGFFLCSYHLPICAPSFKSRPIRPCRSVCEKVMSDCMATIRKYKGKWPEDVVCKDLPSYDSDVCVTQDSFVNSPAPPTQSSCSCTKQRLNFQFYQQTRYTFVLKMRIKSISKNGSERIIKGRVHRVLQKGLVDLRKGDTVYLRSNTTCDCPQISRMNADYLVAGHEDVREKRLYLLPATGVVETWERAWVSKFRKWERRFAAKRLLGKKRNRKNRKRQRKAFLSPELGN from the exons ATGCATTCCCTGAAGACTTTAAcaaccttgttttgttttatcacTGCGATCCTTGGTGTCTTGAAAACGGTGGCCAGTAGTCGTAGCTGTGAGCCTATTAAGGTCCCTCTCTGCAGACGATACCTGCCCTATAACATGACAATGTTCCCAAACGCACTGGAGCAATTGTCACAGAAACACGCCCGTCAGAAAATCGATCTTTTTCGCGCCATCGTTGCTATAAATTGTTCACCGGAGGCAGGCTTTTTCCTGTGTTCGTACCACTTGCCAATATGTGCTCCATCGTTCAAATCCAGACCAATTAGACCGTGTAGATCAGTCTGCGAGAAAGTCATGTCCGACTGCATGGCAACGATTAGAAAGTATAAAGGAAAATGGCCAGAAGATGTTGTGTGCAAGGACCTCCCTTCCTATGACAGTGATGTATGTGTGACCCAAGACTCTTTCGTCAACTCGCCTG CACCCCCGACACAGTCATCATGCAGTTGTACTAAACAGCGTCTTAACTTCCAGTTTTATCAACAGACTCGTTACACGTTTG TACTGAAAATGCGCATTAAATCAATTAGCAAGAATGGAAGTGAACGCATCATTAAAGGAAGAGTACACCGCGTACTACAGAAAGGGTTGGTTGATTTGAGGAAAGGAGATACAGTATATTTGCGCAGCAATACCACTTGTGACTGTCCTCAGATTTCCCGGATGAACGCGGATTACTTGGTGGCTGGTCATGAAGATGTGCGAGAAAAAAGACTCTACTTACTTCCGGCAACCGGCGTAGTGGAAACCTGGGAGCGAGCTTGGGTTTCTAAATTCAGAAAGTGGGAGCGGCGTTTTGCTGCCAAGCGTCTTCTTGGAAAAAAACGTAACAGAAAAAACAGGAAACGTCAAAGGAAAG CGTTTTTATCACCTGAACTTGGTAACTGA